In Macadamia integrifolia cultivar HAES 741 chromosome 12, SCU_Mint_v3, whole genome shotgun sequence, the following are encoded in one genomic region:
- the LOC122057926 gene encoding glucan endo-1,3-beta-D-glucosidase-like, translating into MAIKQSLAAFLCLVSACILLFLTVSTVAEAGSTDLKNNDNNIIIITNDTIVTDPFPTWCIAKPSTDISRLQNNINECCSKFPQVDCSVITQAGSCFEPNNLASQASIVMNLYYKAYGKNLWNCDFAGSGLIITEDPSWGTCVYPA; encoded by the exons ATGGCCATAAAACAGTCACTAGCAGCTTTTCTCTGTTTGGTCTCAGCTTGTATCCTCTTGTTCCTCACTGTCTCCACAG TTGCAGAGGCAGGGAGTACTGATCTCAAGAACAATGAcaacaacatcatcatcatcaccaatgACACTATTGTTACTGATCCATTCCCCACCTGGTGTATCGCGAAACCTTCGACGGATATTAGCAGGTTGCAGAATAACATCAATGAATGCTGTAGCAAGTTTCCTCAGGTGGATTGCAGTGTGATCACCCAAGCTGGATCTTGTTTCGAACCTAACAATCTTGCATCTCAAGCTTCAATTGTCATGAATCTCTACTACAAGGCCTATGGCAAGAACCTCTGGAATTGTGATTTTGCAGGCTCTGGTCTTATCATTACTGAGGACCCTT CTTGGGGTACTTGTGTCTATCCAGCCTGA
- the LOC122057923 gene encoding nucleolar protein dao-5-like gives MGSYPYGAPPPSEQIWREEVLYLHCLWHKGPPRNPNHKPNSNNLGASNSPAPKHNSENLCDSISSTPKSSSENLGVSNSPTFKRMRKNKRRGTRKLNNPKPIFVEIEWPCGSEPGWCKEIGWPESSPESDQATRPAAAEGQPESNDLDASNSSTLKPNSEILGASSSLKSKPNSENLGASNPTTVKKRRKNKQRGAKKKKDPKPIVSEFECPSDPELRLETGWPESNPQSDQTIRPPTAEEQAKSTALYLQKKDRISIFRHHHLKALMGSYPYGAAPPSEQLWREEVFYLHSLWHKGPPRNPNSEPDSNNLGANASTPKPNSENLCDSSSSTPKPKSKNLDVSNPTTFKKRRNKKQRGTKKMNDPKPICLEVEWPCGSDPGRRQEIGWHESNPESDQATRPAAAAEGHAKLNNLDAPNSSKPKPISENLGASSSSTPKPNSENLSASNPTTFKKGKNKRRGAKKKKDPEPVVSEFECPCGSDPEPCLETGWPESNPQSDRATRSPTAEEQAKSTYLQQKGLQACQDFFSSKVCTDDNEVEEELTTDDINESEEFKFFMGIFTDDTCLKDYYEKNWESGEFCCLVCGGTGKKVLKRFKNCFALVQHSTTISKTKRKVAHRAFGRAICQVLGWKTHQRRSIVLSLDGPLGHSMAKAESEVGFHQNIAPKEELRDNFIDLVDDSDGEVDPKDHGVVVQKENL, from the exons ATGGGTTCATACCCCTATGGTGCCCCTCCCCCTTCAGAACAGATATGGAGGGAAGAGGTTCTTTATCTCCACTGTCTTTGGCACAAGGGACCTCCTAGAAATCCTAACCATAAGCCAAATTCAAATAATCTTGGTGCCTCCAATTCCCCAGCACCTAAACACAATTCAGAAAATCTCTGTgactccatttcctcaacaCCTAAATCCAGTTCAGAGAATCTTGGTGTCTCCAATAGCCCAACCTTCAAGAGGATGAGGAAAAACAAGCGAAGAGGTACAAGGAAATTGAATAATCCCAAACCTATATTTGTAGAGATTGAGTGGCCATGTGGATCAGAGCCTGGGTGGTGCAAGGAGATAGGCTGGCCTGAATCAAGTCCAGAATCTGATCAAGCCACCAGACCTGCTGCTGCTGAAGGACAGCCCGAATCAAATGATCTTGATGCCTCCAATTCCTCAACACTTAAACCCAATTCAGAAATTCTTGGTGCCTCCAGTTCCTTGAAATCTAAACCCAATTCAGAAAATCTCGGTGCCTCCAATCCCACAACCgtcaagaagaggaggaaaaacaAGCAAAGAGgtgcaaagaaaaagaaagatcctAAACCTATAGTTTCAGAGTTTGAGTGCCCATCAGATCCTGAGCTGCGCCTGGAGACTGGCTGGCCCGAATCAAATCCACAATCTGATCAAACCATCAGACCTCCAACTGCTGAAGAACAGGCCAAATCCACCGCTCTTTATTTGCAAAAGAAGGATAGGATTTCGATCTTTAGACATCACCATCTTAAG GCTTTGATGGGTTCATACCCCTATGGTGCTGCTCCCCCTTCAGAGCAGCTATGGAGGGAAGAGGTTTTTTATCTCCACTCTCTTTGGCACAAGGGGCCTCCTAGAAATCCTAACTCTGAACCAGATTCAAATAATCTTGGTGCCAATGCCTCAACACCTAAACCCAATTCAGAAAATCTCTGTGACTCCAGTTCATCAACacctaaacccaaatcaaagAATCTTGATGTCTCTAATCCCACAACCTTCAAGAAGAGGAGGAACAAGAAGCAAAGAGGTACAAAGAAAATGAATGATCCCAAACCTATATGTTTAGAGGTTGAGTGGCCATGTGGATCAGATCCTGGGAGGCGCCAGGAGATAGGCTGGCATGAATCAAATCCAGAATCTGATCAAGCCACCAGacctgctgctgctgctgaaggacatgccaaattaaataaTCTTGATGCCCCCAATTCCTcaaaacctaaacctatttCAGAAAATCTCGGTGCCTCCAGTTCCTCGACACCTAAACCCAATTCAGAAAATCTCAGTGCCTCCAATCCCACAACCTTCAAGAAGGGGAAAAACAAACGAAGAGgtgcaaagaaaaagaaagatcctGAACCTGTAGTTTCAGAGTTTGAGTGCCCATGTGGATCAGATCCTGAGCCATGCCTGGAGACTGGCTGGCCCGAGTCAAATCCACAATCTGATCGAGCCACCAGATCTCCAACTGCTGAAGAACAGGCCAAATCCACCTATTTGCAACAGAAGGGCTTGCAAGCTTGCCAAGATTTTTTCTCAAGCAAGGTTTGTACAGATGATAATGAAGTAGAAGAGGAGTTGACGACTGATGACATAAATGAATCTGAAGAATTCAAGTTCTTTATGGGGATTTTTACAGATGACACTTGTTTGAAGGATTATTATGAGAAGAATTGGGAGAGTGGGGAGTTTTGTTGTTTGGTTTGTGGTGGAACTGGGAAGAAGGTTTTGAAGAGGTTCAAGAATTGCTTTGCACTTGTTCAACACTCGACTACAATATCAAAGACTAAGAGGAAGGTGGCACACCGAGCTTTTGGGAGGGCGATATGTCAGGTTCTTGGTTGGAAAACTCATCAACGTCGAAGCATTGTTCTGTCCTTGGATGGGCCTCTTGGTCATTCCATGGCCAAAGCAGAATCTGAG GTTGGTTTTCATCAGAATATTGCTCCAAAGGAAGAACTCCGTGACAATTTTATAGACCTTGTAGATGACAGTGATGGGGAAGTGGATCCAAAGGACCATGGTGTCGTTGTCCAGAAGGAAAATCTTTGA
- the LOC122058023 gene encoding S-adenosylmethionine synthase 5 — translation METFLFTSESVNEGHPDKLCDQISDAILDACLEQDPESKVACETCTKTNMVMVFGEITTKADVDYEKIVRDTCRSIGFVSDDVGLDADNCKVLVNIEQQSPDIAQGVHGHLTRRPEEIGAGDQGHMFGYATDETEELMPLSHVLATKLGARLTEVRKNGTCAWLRPDGKTQVTVEYHNENGAMVPLRVHTVLISTQHDETVTNDEIAADLKEHVIKPVVPEKYLDEKTIFHLNPSGRFVIGGPHGDAGLTGRKIIIDTYGGWGAHGGGAFSGKDPTKVDRSGAYIVRQAAKSIVANGLARRCIVQVSYAIGVPEPLSVFVDSYGTGKIPDKEILQIVKETFDFRPGMIAISLDLKRGGNGRFLKTAAYGHFGRDDPDFTWEVVKPLKWEKA, via the coding sequence ATGGAAACCTTCCTATTTACATCTGAATCTGTGAACGAGGGTCACCCAGACAAGTTGTGCGACCAGATCTCCGATGCAATACTCGATGCCTGCCTCGAGCAGGACCCTGAAAGCAAGGTGGCGTGCGAGACCTGTACCAAGACCAACATGGTCATGGTCTTTGGGGAGATCACCACCAAGGCCGACGTAGACTATGAGAAGATTGTGCGTGATACCTGCCGATCGATCGGATTTGTTTCTGACGATGTGGGTCTTGATGCTGACAACTGTAAGGTCCTGGTCAACATTGAACAGCAGAGCCCTGATATTGCCCAAGGTGTTCACGGACACCTCACCAGGCGCCCTGAGGAGATTGGTGCTGGCGACCAGGGTCACATGTTCGGCTATGCCACCGATGAGACTGAGGAGCTGATGCCCCTCAGCCACGTCCTTGCTACCAAGCTTGGGGCTCGCCTTACTGAGGTTCGCAAGAATGGTACCTGTGCATGGTTGAGGCCTGACGGAAAGACCCAAGTCACAGTTGAATACCACAATGAGAATGGCGCCATGGTTCCTCTCCGAGTCCACACTGTCCTCATCTCCACCCAGCATGATGAAACCGTCACCAACGATGAGATTGCCGCTGACCTTAAGgagcatgtcatcaagcctGTCGTCCCAGAGAAATACCTCGACGAGAAGACCATCTTCCACCTTAACCCATCAGGGCGATTTGTTATTGGAGGCCCACATGGTGATGCAGGGCTCACAGGAAGGAAGATTATCATTGACACCTACGGTGGTTGGGGAGCCCACGGTGGTGGTGCCTTCTCTGGTAAGGACCCAACCAAGGTGGACAGGAGTGGTGCCTACATTGTCAGGCAGGCTGCCAAGAGCATTGTCGCCAATGGGCTTGCCCGTCGCTGTATTGTGCAGGTCTCTTATGCCATTGGTGTTCCAGAGCCCTTGTCCGTCTTTGTTGACTCATACGGTACAGGAAAGATTCCAGACAAGGAGATCCTACAGATTGTTAAGGAGACCTTTGATTTCAGGCCTGGGATGATTGCCATAAGCTTGGACCTCAAGAGAGGAGGCAATGGCAGGTTTTTGAAGACAGCCGCCTATGGTCACTTTGGCAGGGACGACCCTGACTTCACATGGGAGGTGGTCAAGCCCCTCAAGTGGGAGAAGGCTTAA